A genomic segment from Chloroflexota bacterium encodes:
- a CDS encoding NPCBM/NEW2 domain-containing protein yields MRRRLPLALLIVLPIAALAAVILAVGLLRRAGYDVVRFRAAAFVGHWASASDRSWVRATSGWVAFGSTGIPKVDQSFDGMTLAIGGRTFDRGIGAFAPSEVVYDLDPSDSLFAATIGINDGGPPGEGSATFSIFLDDLLLYQSPLIRSGQPGRDVIVPLTAPGRLRLVVQPVGPLSPWNLATWGDARIFQSVAVLGVPQELGIAVQAARTRSANATRRSAAESRLGAQTALRAAEVDDDIGASDGGTAVAAFDEARGDWVIGNESAAFVLGVGTQTRGQVSVLRRKGPQLILDRSTSSVEFTGRTYRLAEGTPNAADVNPARVNVSGFGPGTQITIPFSYPDGTEIQVSVIALDDSPAFLYQLQPAAPIPSGATYDYVDGNGALLLGDQAQYLTDVSRIRSGSIRDDGVARHESIDFGKPLLVWGGALGAPVLMATIDETDLMTDFAVLLTPGQLQADVHYAARRSRPMGSAPRLYLEVSDETRIAHAFDRYRTAMGQLYPTRPPPSWLRYQWSTWYVYFMGISDAAIRAQIDYIADHLADLGPWHVVIDAGWYVAEGRPGSSFENVDRAKFPDGIRPVVDYAHSRGVKVALYLSVPYLDSREQSGDWLGLRGVIDAYRPCLTILGSDPSSTSYAFDFDRPCTRDYWRSVLTNYFRDYDVDGLVVDGLGFAEGAKVSPRRLDPVGIVDRVAEQTVDIYQFMYQTASRLKSDMYLEGGWHFPMMAKPYATSFWLSDSVARFSSPYPFAGLVEAVDYAAFQRIALGQPAHLGWINDLPSNDQVNRWRLEAALALACMVGDGTNLLDLTPRNLAALRARLVHLRPYVGTTVVDDPQRPTVFGTMRDDLAFIGMLNRSVGSQQLQASLTDFGLSSDRPYTVYTPEDDAAKLAEGAIVDTLEGESFRLSVIPLRPGVVWTDSSYVQRLGRDALVVRLRGPTSIRGFAAIYAPGLQSVSMDERQLTEGVGGPLGRILEGDYQYDETTGILRLRYDHDQEHVLRIALR; encoded by the coding sequence ATGCGCCGCCGATTGCCCCTCGCGCTGCTCATTGTCCTGCCTATCGCGGCGCTGGCGGCCGTCATCCTGGCCGTCGGCCTGTTGCGCCGTGCCGGCTACGACGTGGTGCGGTTTCGAGCCGCAGCCTTCGTGGGTCACTGGGCGTCCGCGTCGGATCGCTCCTGGGTTCGCGCCACTTCGGGCTGGGTCGCCTTCGGCAGTACGGGGATACCAAAGGTCGACCAGTCGTTCGATGGGATGACGCTGGCCATCGGCGGACGCACGTTCGACCGGGGGATCGGTGCGTTCGCTCCGTCCGAAGTGGTCTACGACCTCGATCCCTCGGATTCACTCTTCGCTGCCACCATCGGCATCAACGACGGCGGGCCGCCCGGCGAAGGCAGCGCCACATTCTCGATATTCCTGGACGACCTGCTGCTCTACCAGAGCCCGCTGATTCGCTCAGGGCAGCCGGGCCGGGACGTCATCGTTCCCCTCACGGCACCCGGGCGCCTGCGGCTCGTCGTCCAGCCCGTCGGGCCGCTCTCTCCCTGGAACCTGGCGACGTGGGGCGATGCGCGCATCTTCCAAAGCGTGGCGGTGTTGGGCGTGCCGCAGGAGCTGGGAATCGCGGTGCAAGCCGCGCGCACGCGGTCCGCCAACGCGACGCGTCGATCCGCGGCCGAGAGCCGGCTTGGCGCGCAGACGGCGCTGCGGGCCGCTGAGGTGGACGACGACATCGGCGCCTCGGACGGCGGGACGGCCGTCGCGGCATTCGACGAGGCGCGCGGCGACTGGGTGATTGGGAACGAGTCAGCCGCATTCGTTCTCGGGGTCGGCACGCAGACGCGAGGGCAGGTCTCGGTGCTCCGGCGAAAGGGGCCCCAGCTCATCCTCGACCGAAGCACGTCCTCGGTGGAGTTCACGGGTCGAACCTATCGCCTCGCGGAGGGAACTCCTAACGCCGCGGACGTCAATCCCGCCCGGGTGAACGTGTCCGGCTTCGGCCCCGGCACCCAGATCACCATCCCATTCAGCTATCCAGATGGAACGGAGATCCAGGTCAGCGTGATTGCGCTGGACGATTCGCCGGCGTTTCTCTACCAGCTCCAGCCCGCCGCCCCGATTCCGTCGGGCGCAACGTACGACTACGTCGACGGCAACGGTGCGCTGCTCTTGGGCGACCAGGCCCAGTACCTGACCGACGTCAGCCGAATCCGGTCCGGCTCGATCCGGGACGACGGAGTGGCGCGCCACGAATCGATCGACTTCGGCAAGCCCCTCCTGGTGTGGGGCGGGGCGCTTGGCGCCCCGGTCCTGATGGCGACAATCGACGAGACAGACCTGATGACCGATTTCGCCGTCCTGCTCACGCCCGGTCAGCTCCAGGCCGACGTGCACTACGCCGCGCGCCGGTCCCGCCCCATGGGATCGGCGCCGCGCCTGTATCTCGAGGTGTCAGACGAGACGCGAATCGCCCACGCTTTCGATCGCTATCGAACCGCGATGGGCCAGCTCTATCCGACGCGACCGCCACCGTCGTGGCTCCGCTATCAGTGGTCGACCTGGTACGTCTATTTCATGGGTATCTCGGACGCCGCGATTCGCGCGCAGATCGACTACATCGCGGACCACCTGGCGGACCTGGGGCCGTGGCACGTGGTCATCGACGCGGGCTGGTACGTGGCGGAGGGTCGGCCTGGATCCAGCTTTGAAAACGTGGACCGGGCCAAGTTCCCCGACGGCATCCGCCCGGTCGTGGACTACGCCCATTCGCGGGGCGTCAAGGTCGCACTGTACCTCTCGGTGCCCTATCTCGACTCGCGCGAGCAGTCCGGCGATTGGCTCGGGCTACGAGGCGTTATCGACGCCTATCGGCCGTGCCTGACGATTCTGGGATCCGACCCCAGCAGCACCTCGTACGCGTTCGACTTCGATCGCCCATGTACCCGCGACTACTGGCGGTCGGTACTGACGAACTACTTTCGTGACTACGACGTCGATGGGCTGGTCGTGGACGGGCTCGGATTTGCCGAAGGCGCCAAGGTCAGCCCGCGAAGGCTGGACCCCGTCGGGATCGTGGACCGCGTCGCTGAGCAGACGGTGGACATCTACCAGTTCATGTACCAGACGGCCAGCAGGCTCAAATCCGACATGTATCTCGAGGGCGGCTGGCACTTTCCAATGATGGCGAAGCCATACGCGACCAGCTTCTGGCTGAGCGACAGCGTGGCGCGATTCTCGAGCCCGTACCCATTTGCCGGCCTGGTGGAAGCCGTCGACTACGCGGCGTTCCAGCGGATCGCGCTCGGCCAGCCCGCCCATCTCGGCTGGATCAACGACCTGCCCAGCAATGACCAGGTCAATCGATGGCGGCTGGAGGCGGCGCTGGCGCTGGCGTGCATGGTCGGTGACGGCACGAATCTCCTCGACCTCACACCCCGCAACTTGGCGGCCCTCCGCGCGCGTCTGGTGCACCTGAGGCCGTACGTCGGAACCACCGTCGTCGACGATCCTCAGCGGCCGACCGTTTTCGGGACGATGCGCGACGACCTGGCTTTCATCGGCATGCTCAATCGATCGGTGGGCTCACAGCAGCTTCAGGCGTCCCTGACCGACTTCGGGCTGTCCTCGGATCGACCCTACACGGTGTACACGCCGGAAGACGATGCGGCCAAGCTGGCCGAAGGGGCGATTGTCGACACGCTGGAGGGCGAGTCCTTCCGTCTGTCGGTGATTCCGCTGCGCCCCGGCGTCGTGTGGACGGATAGCTCGTACGTCCAGCGTCTGGGCCGCGATGCCCTCGTTGTTCGGCTGCGTGGTCCGACCAGCATCCGAGGCTTCGCGGCGATCTACGCGCCCGGGCTCCAGTCCGTGTCCATGGATGAGCGGCAGCTCACCGAGGGGGTGGGTGGGCCGCTGGGCCGGATCCTCGAGGGCGACTACCAGTACGATGAGACGACGGGCATACTACGGCTTCGCTACGATCACGACCAGGAGCACGTGCTCCGGATTGCCCTTCGCTGA
- a CDS encoding redoxin domain-containing protein: MQPVYNNPDFVRPDPGDPAEALGHVDIQPNLRVGMPAPDFDLPTADGGRCRLSDVLRERHAVLIFGAITSPVTATNMPELNHLWEYVRWRGIQFLFIYAREPHPGEVYPHHTSMEQKIAVAREFQQVEHVRFPVLVDELDGSVHRAYGPRPNPIFVVHRNGRLVYRAGHAQAPELRDYLEHLLLWDQAIAQGLPLHNMYIEQIRFIIPDPVHHREIVKRAGPKAVKEMQASFGEHSFLT; the protein is encoded by the coding sequence ATGCAGCCGGTGTACAACAATCCAGATTTCGTCCGACCCGATCCCGGAGACCCGGCAGAGGCCCTCGGCCACGTGGATATCCAGCCCAATTTGCGCGTCGGCATGCCGGCGCCCGACTTCGATCTCCCCACGGCCGATGGCGGGCGCTGTCGGCTGAGCGACGTCCTGCGCGAGCGGCACGCGGTCTTGATCTTCGGCGCCATCACGAGTCCGGTGACGGCCACGAATATGCCGGAGCTCAATCACCTGTGGGAATACGTGCGGTGGCGCGGGATCCAGTTTCTCTTCATCTACGCGCGCGAGCCACATCCAGGCGAGGTGTACCCACACCACACGTCCATGGAGCAGAAGATCGCCGTCGCGCGAGAGTTCCAGCAGGTCGAGCACGTCCGCTTCCCGGTGCTGGTCGATGAGCTCGATGGAAGCGTCCATCGAGCTTACGGACCACGGCCGAACCCGATCTTCGTCGTCCACCGCAACGGGCGCCTGGTGTATCGGGCGGGCCACGCGCAGGCTCCCGAGCTTCGTGATTACCTCGAGCATCTGCTGCTGTGGGACCAGGCGATCGCCCAGGGGCTTCCGCTCCACAACATGTACATCGAGCAGATCCGGTTCATCATTCCGGACCCGGTTCACCACAGGGAGATCGTGAAGCGCGCGGGACCGAAAGCCGTGAAGGAGATGCAGGCATCCTTCGGGGAGCACAGCTTCCTGACGTGA
- a CDS encoding amidohydrolase family protein, with protein sequence MAKNGFKVFDSDMHIMEPPDLWPKYIAPEFKDLAPRGVTSDNVRDLRTVFPQDDPAARVTRGTPNRGRNFEKNQQIYRDHSERGWTPDCQLEAMDVEGIDAAVLFPTRGLSVLTRPSMDPRFANAIARAYNDWLHEFCEARPDRLLGSGMVSVYDIGDAVAETRRVVKEYGFRSIFLRSNIVNGHNWYDPYYEPLWDTLEELQIPVGFHEATGSASPQVGDNFDPNFGIRRIYSQPVSQMLGLGGLLCGGVLARHPGLKVAFLEANCSWVPWLIWRADEGYEREGDIFMEHLDMPPSEYFRRQCWVSIEPDEEPARFTIEEFGCDQLVFSTDYPHGDSKYPKAVESFLMLSLTDEEKRKILWDNCARFYGVGVEASVR encoded by the coding sequence ATGGCGAAGAACGGATTCAAAGTTTTTGACAGCGACATGCACATCATGGAGCCACCCGACCTGTGGCCGAAGTACATCGCTCCCGAGTTCAAAGACCTGGCGCCCCGCGGCGTCACGTCGGACAACGTTCGCGACCTCCGGACGGTCTTTCCGCAGGACGACCCGGCCGCCCGAGTGACGCGTGGGACGCCGAATCGGGGCCGAAACTTCGAGAAGAACCAGCAGATCTATCGCGACCACTCGGAGCGCGGCTGGACACCGGACTGCCAGCTCGAGGCTATGGACGTCGAGGGGATCGACGCCGCGGTGCTGTTCCCGACGCGCGGCCTCTCCGTCCTGACCCGTCCATCCATGGATCCGCGCTTCGCGAACGCCATCGCCCGGGCCTACAACGACTGGCTGCACGAGTTCTGCGAAGCCCGCCCGGACCGGCTCCTGGGCTCCGGGATGGTCTCGGTGTACGACATCGGCGACGCCGTGGCCGAGACGCGCCGCGTCGTGAAGGAGTACGGCTTCCGATCGATCTTCCTCCGATCGAACATCGTGAACGGCCACAACTGGTACGACCCGTACTACGAGCCGCTCTGGGACACCCTCGAGGAGCTGCAGATTCCTGTCGGGTTCCACGAGGCGACCGGTTCGGCCTCGCCCCAGGTGGGAGACAACTTCGACCCGAACTTCGGGATCCGCCGGATCTACTCGCAACCGGTGTCCCAAATGCTCGGCCTGGGCGGGCTCCTCTGCGGCGGCGTTCTCGCGCGGCACCCGGGGCTCAAGGTGGCGTTCCTCGAGGCGAACTGCTCGTGGGTTCCCTGGCTCATCTGGCGCGCGGACGAGGGGTACGAGCGGGAGGGCGACATCTTCATGGAGCACCTGGACATGCCGCCCAGCGAGTACTTCCGGCGCCAGTGCTGGGTGTCCATCGAGCCAGACGAGGAGCCAGCCCGGTTCACCATCGAGGAGTTCGGGTGCGATCAGCTCGTGTTCTCGACGGACTATCCCCACGGCGACTCGAAGTACCCGAAGGCCGTCGAGAGCTTCCTGATGCTCTCCCTCACCGACGAGGAGAAGCGGAAGATCCTTTGGGACAACTGCGCCCGATTCTACGGGGTCGGCGTCGAGGCAAGCGTTCGGTGA
- a CDS encoding amidohydrolase family protein, whose product MRDGFVVIDSDGHVHEDEEGLRRYMEPRFRTYPMRGNGFVDRSVGGKYGRRHGNPSIQIEDMDTEGIDVSVLYTTTLLGAWALRDRAFAVALHSAYNDWLAEFCSNKPDRLKGVAVLPLVDPEASARELERSVTQLGHVGAMLHTFVYNHQLSDSCYDDVYACAQQYNVPIAFHAQGSEIERFNRFDTFLAEHTLGHTVEQMTATVQVIYGGVLEKFPRLTVAFLEGMVGWIPMLADRMDEEYEHRPFEAPLLTKPPSEYMKSGRVFFGAEPEEWMIPTVINYLGSDETLVYSSDYPHWDGAFPNSTRELAERTDLTDTNKRNIFGDNARRLYPALANVPVAV is encoded by the coding sequence ATGCGAGACGGTTTCGTTGTGATCGATAGCGACGGCCACGTCCACGAGGACGAGGAGGGGCTCCGCCGATACATGGAGCCCAGGTTCCGGACGTACCCGATGCGCGGGAACGGCTTCGTCGACCGCAGCGTCGGCGGCAAATACGGGCGGCGACACGGCAACCCTTCGATCCAGATCGAGGATATGGACACCGAGGGGATCGACGTGTCGGTCCTGTACACGACAACGCTCCTGGGGGCGTGGGCGCTCCGCGATCGCGCCTTCGCGGTCGCCCTGCATTCCGCCTACAACGACTGGCTCGCGGAGTTCTGCAGCAACAAGCCCGACCGTCTGAAGGGCGTCGCCGTGCTCCCGCTCGTCGACCCGGAGGCGTCGGCCCGCGAGCTGGAGCGCTCTGTGACGCAGCTTGGCCACGTGGGAGCCATGCTCCACACATTCGTCTACAACCACCAGCTTAGCGACTCATGCTACGACGACGTGTACGCCTGCGCCCAGCAGTACAACGTGCCCATCGCATTCCACGCGCAGGGCTCGGAGATCGAGCGGTTCAACCGCTTCGACACGTTCCTCGCGGAGCATACGCTCGGCCACACCGTCGAGCAGATGACCGCCACCGTCCAGGTGATCTATGGCGGCGTCCTCGAGAAGTTCCCCCGCCTCACAGTCGCGTTCCTCGAGGGGATGGTGGGCTGGATCCCCATGCTTGCCGATCGCATGGACGAGGAGTACGAGCACCGGCCCTTCGAGGCGCCACTCTTGACGAAGCCGCCGAGCGAGTACATGAAGAGCGGCCGCGTGTTCTTCGGCGCCGAGCCCGAGGAGTGGATGATCCCCACGGTCATCAACTACCTCGGCAGTGACGAGACCCTCGTCTACTCATCCGACTACCCACACTGGGACGGCGCGTTCCCCAACAGTACGCGAGAGCTGGCGGAGCGCACAGACCTGACGGACACGAACAAGCGCAACATCTTCGGCGACAACGCGCGGCGGCTGTATCCCGCGCTCGCCAACGTCCCGGTCGCGGTGTAG